The proteins below are encoded in one region of Methanosarcina barkeri 3:
- the asd gene encoding aspartate-semialdehyde dehydrogenase, giving the protein MVAIKAGILGATGAVGQRFVEALANHPWFEITALAASERSAGKTYKEAAGWRLDTAMPESVKDIKVVPVDPKTVDADVVFSALPADLALTVEPEFAKAGFAVASNASSYRMEKDIPLVIPEVNPEHLGLLEVQQDARGWDGYIITNPNCSTIVMTVTLKPLMQFGLETIQVATMQAISGAGFSGVAAMAIYDNIIPYIGSEEQKMETETLKLLGEFNGSEIVPADMRVSASCHRVPVTDGHTEAIWAGMRDKPTPEEVRKAFLNFNPGLKELPSEPSKSLIVREEIDRPQPRLDRNMGKGMSVSVGRIREGIRYIAMGHNTIRGAAGASVLNAELLHSMGKL; this is encoded by the coding sequence ATGGTAGCAATTAAAGCGGGTATTTTAGGCGCCACAGGCGCTGTTGGGCAGAGATTTGTAGAAGCACTTGCAAACCACCCCTGGTTTGAAATTACAGCCCTTGCAGCATCCGAGAGAAGCGCCGGCAAAACATATAAAGAAGCCGCAGGCTGGAGGTTAGATACAGCTATGCCGGAAAGCGTTAAAGATATTAAAGTTGTTCCGGTGGATCCAAAAACCGTAGATGCGGACGTAGTGTTCTCGGCACTTCCTGCAGACCTTGCCCTGACAGTGGAACCCGAATTTGCAAAAGCCGGATTTGCAGTGGCAAGCAATGCCTCATCTTACAGGATGGAAAAGGACATACCTCTTGTGATTCCTGAGGTAAATCCGGAACATCTAGGGCTTCTTGAAGTCCAGCAGGATGCAAGAGGATGGGATGGATATATTATTACAAATCCCAATTGCTCCACGATTGTCATGACCGTTACCTTAAAGCCCCTTATGCAGTTCGGGCTCGAAACCATACAGGTAGCCACAATGCAGGCGATCTCAGGGGCAGGCTTTTCCGGAGTTGCCGCAATGGCAATTTATGACAATATAATTCCGTACATAGGAAGCGAAGAACAGAAGATGGAAACTGAAACTTTAAAACTGCTCGGAGAGTTCAACGGCTCTGAAATCGTGCCTGCAGATATGAGAGTCAGTGCTTCCTGCCACAGGGTTCCCGTAACAGATGGGCATACCGAAGCCATATGGGCCGGAATGAGAGATAAACCGACGCCTGAAGAGGTAAGGAAAGCTTTCCTGAACTTTAACCCAGGGCTGAAAGAACTTCCTTCCGAACCTTCAAAGTCTTTAATTGTCAGAGAAGAAATCGACAGGCCTCAGCCGCGCCTTGACCGCAATATGGGGAAAGGCATGAGCGTTTCAGTAGGCCGTATAAGAGAAGGAATCCGCTACATTGCAATGGGACATAACACCATACGCGGAGCAGCCGGAGCAAGTGTATTGAACGCGGAACTCCTGCATTCAATGGGTAAACTTTAA
- a CDS encoding 4Fe-4S binding protein: protein MPATVNADECSGCGSCVDECPNDAIALDEEKGIAVVDNDECVECGACEEACPNQAIKVEE from the coding sequence ATGCCAGCAACAGTTAATGCAGATGAATGTTCCGGATGTGGAAGCTGTGTCGATGAATGCCCCAATGATGCAATCGCTCTTGATGAAGAGAAGGGAATCGCAGTAGTCGACAATGACGAGTGCGTAGAATGCGGTGCATGTGAGGAAGCATGCCCGAACCAGGCAATTAAAGTAGAAGAGTAA
- a CDS encoding GTP-binding protein yields MKVMIIGGFLGSGKTTTILRISRQLSNAGKKIAIIVNEIGEIGLDGDMLTRPGIVTEELTSGCICCTLRISMQYTLQTLEEEFMPDIVIIEPTGIAFPGQIRDEIETMGLSELSFSPIVTLIDPVRFGTEAKEIPKFVETQIKDAEILGINKIDVTPVETVLAAEKMLYDINPEAQLLKFSAKHQDDQFEKLLLLLDIPGFKKPSLEKKNSIEFSEVSAYSVLYTLGSQDFSPEESACFVEENLQTIQDRIRKVNPEFVGHVKLSMKLPESAVKGSVTSSKEVPQVELLPDLEDKKTELRLLSAVTKVPKSKLIEIIESTLEGNLEKSGFIFKKEVHEHDTGAHSESHGEHAHEQICKVNIYRKDD; encoded by the coding sequence ATGAAAGTCATGATCATAGGAGGTTTTCTTGGAAGCGGGAAAACGACCACTATACTGAGAATCAGCAGGCAGCTAAGTAACGCAGGGAAAAAGATTGCAATTATTGTAAACGAAATAGGGGAAATTGGGCTTGATGGGGATATGCTTACAAGGCCTGGCATTGTAACTGAGGAGCTTACAAGTGGTTGCATCTGTTGTACACTTAGGATAAGCATGCAGTATACCCTTCAGACCCTTGAGGAAGAGTTTATGCCTGACATTGTTATTATCGAACCGACAGGAATCGCCTTCCCTGGTCAGATACGGGACGAAATCGAAACAATGGGACTCTCTGAGCTATCCTTTTCCCCGATAGTAACCCTTATAGACCCTGTACGGTTCGGGACCGAGGCAAAAGAGATCCCGAAGTTCGTAGAGACGCAGATAAAAGATGCTGAAATTCTCGGCATAAACAAGATTGATGTAACACCTGTAGAAACTGTCCTGGCTGCTGAGAAAATGCTCTATGATATAAACCCTGAAGCTCAGCTTCTGAAATTTTCTGCAAAGCATCAAGATGATCAATTCGAAAAGTTGCTTCTCCTTCTCGATATACCTGGATTTAAGAAGCCTTCCCTGGAAAAGAAAAATTCCATTGAGTTTTCGGAGGTTTCGGCTTACTCAGTTCTCTATACACTTGGATCACAGGACTTCAGTCCTGAAGAAAGTGCATGTTTCGTAGAAGAAAATCTTCAGACCATTCAGGACAGGATTCGGAAAGTTAACCCTGAGTTTGTAGGGCATGTAAAGCTTTCCATGAAACTTCCAGAGTCTGCAGTTAAGGGCAGTGTAACTTCTTCTAAAGAAGTGCCTCAAGTAGAACTTCTCCCTGACCTGGAAGATAAGAAAACAGAACTCAGACTGCTTTCTGCAGTTACAAAGGTCCCAAAATCTAAACTAATAGAGATAATTGAAAGTACTCTTGAAGGAAATCTCGAGAAATCAGGTTTTATCTTTAAAAAGGAAGTTCATGAACATGATACTGGTGCTCACTCTGAGAGTCATGGTGAACATGCACATGAGCAAATATGCAAGGTTAATATATACAGGAAAGACGATTGA
- a CDS encoding radical SAM protein, protein MQSKLITPEIKAFLISIGSVSIDSSLIPRARGSTAGPGAGTSSVFFRSGEKRVRLSISKDSPLSILKVEGEGNVGVFYQGKELVRGKLERAPAHCPDQAFITLCERCVFDCKYCPVPKLQGHVKSEEEVLSIVEEVLQAGNLKAISLTSGVETSIEGEVERVLKLLPALKKYDVPIGVSVYPTEGCSRKFYEAGASEVKYNVETMDRKIFKKVCGDLSLDYILDRLREAVDVFGKNRVFSNFIIGLGESDDSVRDGVEALAQIGVIPILRPINPHPLRIEDCFMERPSSDRLLKLAKLEAEILKKHGLDPGLAKTMCLKCTGCDLVPFIDF, encoded by the coding sequence ATGCAAAGCAAGCTAATCACGCCGGAAATAAAAGCTTTCCTTATTTCAATTGGTTCGGTTTCCATAGATTCCTCACTTATCCCACGGGCTCGAGGTTCAACTGCGGGTCCGGGGGCAGGTACGAGTTCAGTTTTTTTCAGGTCTGGAGAAAAACGGGTGAGACTCAGCATAAGCAAAGACTCCCCACTTTCAATTTTGAAAGTTGAAGGTGAAGGAAATGTTGGAGTTTTTTACCAAGGAAAAGAGCTAGTAAGGGGAAAACTTGAGCGCGCCCCTGCACACTGCCCTGATCAGGCTTTTATAACCCTTTGTGAAAGATGCGTGTTTGACTGCAAATACTGTCCTGTGCCTAAGTTGCAGGGGCATGTTAAGAGTGAGGAAGAGGTTCTTAGTATAGTTGAGGAGGTTTTGCAGGCAGGAAACCTGAAAGCTATTTCCCTTACCTCGGGCGTTGAAACCTCAATAGAAGGAGAGGTTGAGCGTGTGCTCAAACTGCTTCCTGCTCTCAAAAAGTACGATGTTCCTATTGGAGTTTCGGTGTACCCTACAGAAGGGTGTTCCAGAAAATTCTATGAAGCAGGAGCTTCTGAAGTAAAATACAATGTTGAAACTATGGACAGGAAAATATTCAAAAAAGTTTGTGGAGATCTGTCCCTTGATTATATTCTGGATAGACTAAGGGAGGCTGTGGACGTTTTCGGAAAAAATCGAGTTTTCAGTAATTTTATAATAGGGCTTGGGGAAAGTGACGATTCTGTAAGAGATGGAGTCGAGGCCCTTGCGCAAATAGGAGTGATTCCTATTCTGAGACCGATAAACCCACATCCTCTGAGAATAGAAGATTGCTTTATGGAACGTCCGTCCTCTGACCGCCTTTTAAAGCTTGCAAAGCTCGAAGCCGAAATACTCAAAAAACACGGGCTCGATCCAGGGCTTGCAAAAACCATGTGCCTGAAATGTACAGGTTGTGACCTTGTTCCTTTTATTGATTTTTAA
- a CDS encoding IS110 family transposase, giving the protein MEGEINKSCGLDIHKHFFIATILSRSGEKQQQRFARDDDGILNLKNWVTSEKCDVVACESTSDFWVPIYGALTDHLPVIVGNARDMKAFTHKKTDKIDSEVIAQLALNKMIQPSRVFPKRHREFRSYVRLRLTLVRKRTDIKNESHAILSSEMLHLGDVLTDIFGKNGRAILAGISSGKNVDQIIEYLSPNVRKKAVQIRDILDREISQSAAIRLQICLNLIKHLDDEIETLEREIFNYAYQKHKREMEILMSVPGIGELGAATLIAEIGSFSDFPTGDKLASWLGIVPNVYQSADKYHNGRITKRGSKVARWILTQIAQAAARKKNSRLKEFFNRKKKSIGYAKAIIALARKIATIIWHLITKDEMYQDETGYEKGEVQKRKIVETEIFSVDERITIISGIIAIMGKKEQEST; this is encoded by the coding sequence TTGGAAGGGGAAATAAACAAATCTTGTGGTTTAGATATTCACAAACATTTTTTTATTGCTACAATTCTGAGTAGATCCGGTGAAAAACAGCAACAACGTTTTGCCAGAGATGATGATGGGATTTTAAACCTTAAAAATTGGGTAACATCAGAAAAATGTGACGTTGTAGCCTGTGAATCAACAAGTGATTTTTGGGTTCCGATTTATGGGGCATTGACAGATCATTTGCCTGTTATAGTTGGAAATGCTCGGGATATGAAGGCATTTACACATAAAAAAACTGATAAAATAGACTCAGAAGTAATTGCACAACTTGCATTGAATAAAATGATTCAACCATCGAGAGTTTTTCCAAAAAGGCATAGAGAATTCAGGTCATATGTTAGGCTCAGGTTAACTCTGGTAAGAAAAAGAACAGATATTAAAAATGAATCTCATGCTATTCTTTCTTCCGAAATGTTACATCTGGGTGATGTGCTTACTGACATTTTTGGGAAAAATGGTAGAGCAATTCTAGCAGGAATATCTTCAGGTAAAAACGTTGACCAGATTATAGAATATCTTTCTCCAAATGTTCGGAAAAAAGCTGTTCAGATAAGAGATATTCTTGACAGAGAAATATCCCAGAGTGCTGCAATCAGGCTTCAGATATGCCTTAACCTTATAAAACATTTAGATGATGAGATTGAGACTCTAGAAAGGGAAATTTTCAATTATGCTTATCAAAAGCATAAAAGGGAAATGGAGATTTTAATGTCAGTTCCAGGTATTGGAGAACTTGGTGCAGCGACTCTAATTGCTGAAATAGGAAGTTTTAGTGATTTTCCAACGGGAGATAAGCTTGCTTCGTGGCTTGGAATAGTTCCTAATGTGTATCAATCTGCAGATAAATATCATAACGGAAGAATCACTAAGAGAGGATCAAAAGTAGCAAGGTGGATTCTAACTCAGATTGCTCAAGCAGCAGCAAGAAAGAAGAATAGCAGGTTAAAAGAATTTTTTAACAGGAAAAAGAAGTCAATTGGATATGCAAAGGCAATTATTGCCCTGGCAAGGAAAATTGCAACAATAATATGGCATCTTATCACAAAGGATGAGATGTACCAAGATGAAACAGGGTATGAAAAAGGAGAAGTTCAAAAGAGGAAGATTGTGGAAACCGAGATATTCTCGGTTGATGAAAGGATAACAATAATTAGTGGTATTATCGCAATTATGGGAAAAAAGGAACAAGAGAGTACGTGA
- a CDS encoding 2-amino-3,7-dideoxy-D-threo-hept-6-ulosonate synthase — MNTIGKSVRMERIFNRNTGNAIIIPMDHGVGAGPIKGLKNLQETVNKVAEGGANAVLGHMGLAKYGHRGYGHDVGLIIHLSASTSLSPDPNHKVLVTTVEEAIKVGADAVSVHVNVGAEDEYEMLQGLGYVAGKCDEWGIPLLAMMYPRGKKVRSEYDVDVVKHAARIGAELGADIIKTNYTGNPDTFKEVVEGCPVPVIIAGGPKMDSEQELLEMIEGSLEAGGKGVAIGRNVFQAQDPTGLVRRIAKVVHEGVSAEELSKLGK; from the coding sequence ATGAACACTATAGGTAAATCCGTAAGGATGGAACGTATATTCAACCGAAATACAGGTAATGCAATTATTATTCCTATGGACCATGGTGTAGGTGCAGGTCCAATTAAAGGGCTTAAAAATCTTCAGGAAACTGTAAACAAGGTCGCAGAAGGTGGGGCAAATGCCGTACTCGGGCACATGGGGCTTGCGAAGTACGGACACCGTGGATACGGGCATGATGTGGGCCTTATAATACATCTTTCAGCTTCAACTTCTCTTTCTCCTGACCCGAACCATAAGGTTCTGGTAACAACCGTGGAAGAAGCTATAAAAGTCGGAGCCGATGCCGTATCAGTTCATGTAAATGTCGGAGCTGAAGACGAATATGAAATGCTGCAGGGGCTAGGTTATGTGGCAGGAAAGTGTGACGAATGGGGAATTCCCCTCCTTGCAATGATGTATCCGCGTGGGAAAAAAGTTCGTTCTGAATACGATGTGGATGTCGTAAAACATGCAGCTCGAATCGGAGCCGAACTTGGAGCCGATATAATCAAAACAAACTATACCGGAAATCCTGATACTTTTAAAGAAGTAGTTGAAGGTTGCCCTGTACCCGTGATCATCGCAGGTGGTCCAAAAATGGATTCTGAACAGGAACTGCTGGAAATGATCGAAGGATCTCTCGAAGCCGGAGGAAAGGGAGTTGCCATAGGAAGAAATGTTTTCCAGGCGCAGGACCCTACAGGCCTTGTCCGAAGAATTGCAAAAGTGGTTCATGAAGGCGTAAGCGCGGAAGAACTATCGAAGTTGGGTAAGTAA